Proteins encoded within one genomic window of Bacteroides sedimenti:
- a CDS encoding SPOR domain-containing protein has product MKPLYIVLLLGFIASGKIYGQDNIIKSLERQEPGTGVVTIHQDKRLESLIGTKHSNKGNIADTKVLKEPGYRIQVYAGGDSRNSKSAAYQMEEQVKGLFPELPVYTVFRSPRWLCQVGDYKTIEEAYAMMRKMKQFEAFSEASIVKTQIIIPL; this is encoded by the coding sequence ATAAAACCTTTATATATAGTGTTGTTACTTGGCTTTATAGCATCTGGAAAGATATATGGTCAGGACAATATTATTAAAAGCCTTGAAAGGCAGGAACCGGGTACTGGAGTGGTTACCATTCATCAGGACAAGCGTTTAGAGTCTTTAATAGGGACAAAGCATTCGAATAAAGGTAATATTGCTGATACAAAAGTTTTAAAGGAACCGGGATATCGAATTCAGGTTTATGCAGGAGGTGACTCGCGCAACTCAAAAAGTGCAGCTTACCAAATGGAAGAACAGGTAAAAGGCCTATTCCCCGAACTGCCTGTATACACTGTTTTTAGATCTCCTCGCTGGCTCTGTCAGGTAGGCGATTACAAAACAATCGAAGAAGCATATGCCATGATGAGAAAAATGAAGCAATTTGAGGCTTTTTCGGAGGCGTCTATTGTTAAAACACAAATTATTATACCTTTATAA
- a CDS encoding BT_3928 family protein produces the protein METKKLQNRILDIWINLCRFLLGTVLVFSGFVKAVDPLGSTYKIQDYAKAFGIGSSLPDFLPLTLAVFLSVFEFSMGVFFFLGIRKKSTTILTFLLMLFMTPLTLYLAIKNPVSDCGCFGEALVLTNWQTFFKNVVLFVAAFSCLAWKERIIRFVSEKMQWLIALYTVAFGLILSIYCYRNLPILDFLPYKIGVSIPKEMEIPKDAKRSIYENFFILEKNGVRKEFTLENYPDSTWNFIDSRSVLKEKGYEPSIHDFSINEMKTGDDITEKILNDKGYTFLLIAHRIEKADDNDIDLINEIYDYSVENGYAFYCLTSSRDTQIEQWRGKTGAEYPFCFTDDITLKTIIRSNPGLLLLKNGVILNKWHHSNLPDEYALSGKLDKLEVGKLKYVDDRHTILLVVLWFVIPLLFVLGVDILVVKRLDKKKKRNLINPLINKKMRKNIVAGNWKMNMTLAEGMALANELNEILAKEKPNCDVVIGTPFIHLASVAAAIDTNMIGVAAQNCADKESGAYTGEVSAAMVASTGAKYVILGHSERRAYYHETAEILKEKVKLALANGLTPIFCIGEVLEEREAGKQNEVVYSQLAGSLYDLSVEDFSKIVLAYEPVWAIGTGKTATAEQAQEIHAYIRSTIVEKYGQEIADNTSILYGGSCKASNAKELFANPDVDGGLIGGASLKAADFKGIIDAFNA, from the coding sequence TTGGAGACGAAGAAGCTGCAAAATAGAATACTGGATATATGGATAAACCTTTGTCGGTTTCTCCTTGGCACAGTGCTTGTTTTCTCGGGATTCGTGAAAGCGGTAGACCCGCTTGGCTCTACCTATAAAATACAAGATTATGCCAAGGCCTTCGGAATAGGTTCTTCTTTACCCGATTTTCTGCCTCTTACACTCGCAGTTTTTCTTTCTGTTTTTGAATTCTCGATGGGAGTTTTTTTCTTTCTGGGAATTCGTAAAAAGAGCACCACTATCCTGACGTTTTTGTTGATGCTCTTTATGACTCCGCTTACGTTATATCTGGCAATAAAAAATCCGGTTTCTGACTGTGGCTGCTTTGGTGAAGCGTTGGTTCTGACCAATTGGCAGACTTTCTTTAAGAATGTTGTTTTATTCGTCGCTGCATTCTCTTGTCTTGCCTGGAAAGAACGGATTATACGATTTGTCAGTGAGAAAATGCAGTGGTTGATTGCTTTGTATACAGTTGCTTTTGGACTAATCCTCTCAATCTACTGTTACCGGAATTTGCCAATTCTGGATTTTCTACCTTACAAGATAGGGGTTAGTATTCCTAAAGAGATGGAAATCCCGAAGGATGCAAAGAGAAGCATTTATGAGAACTTTTTTATTTTGGAGAAAAATGGTGTCAGGAAAGAGTTTACATTAGAGAATTATCCCGATAGTACGTGGAATTTTATTGATTCAAGAAGCGTACTTAAGGAAAAAGGATATGAGCCTTCGATTCACGATTTTTCTATTAATGAGATGAAAACCGGGGATGATATCACTGAAAAAATACTCAACGATAAGGGGTATACTTTTCTGCTGATTGCTCATCGGATTGAGAAGGCTGATGATAATGATATTGATCTAATCAATGAAATCTATGATTATAGTGTAGAAAATGGATATGCCTTTTATTGTCTTACCTCTTCACGTGATACACAGATTGAACAATGGAGAGGTAAAACCGGAGCTGAGTATCCGTTTTGCTTTACCGATGATATTACGTTAAAGACTATTATCCGTTCAAATCCGGGATTGCTACTACTTAAAAATGGAGTCATTCTAAATAAATGGCATCATTCTAATCTACCGGATGAGTATGCTCTTTCCGGTAAACTAGATAAGCTGGAGGTTGGAAAACTTAAGTATGTTGATGACAGGCATACCATATTATTGGTTGTATTATGGTTTGTAATTCCCCTTTTATTTGTGTTAGGGGTGGATATCCTGGTTGTAAAACGTTTAGATAAGAAGAAAAAAAGGAATTTAATTAACCCTTTAATAAATAAAAAAATGAGAAAAAACATTGTTGCAGGTAACTGGAAAATGAACATGACCCTTGCTGAAGGTATGGCATTGGCAAATGAGTTGAATGAAATCTTGGCAAAGGAAAAACCTAACTGTGATGTAGTTATTGGTACTCCTTTTATTCACCTTGCTTCTGTAGCTGCCGCTATCGATACAAATATGATTGGCGTTGCTGCTCAGAACTGTGCTGATAAAGAATCAGGCGCATACACAGGTGAGGTTTCAGCTGCTATGGTTGCATCTACAGGTGCTAAATATGTAATTCTAGGTCACTCAGAACGCCGTGCTTACTATCACGAAACTGCAGAAATCCTGAAAGAAAAAGTAAAATTAGCTTTAGCTAATGGATTAACTCCTATCTTCTGTATCGGTGAAGTTTTGGAAGAACGTGAAGCTGGAAAACAAAATGAAGTAGTTTATTCTCAATTGGCTGGTTCTTTGTATGATTTATCAGTTGAAGATTTCTCTAAAATTGTTTTGGCTTACGAACCAGTTTGGGCTATTGGCACAGGTAAAACAGCTACAGCTGAACAAGCTCAGGAAATTCATGCTTATATTCGTTCTACTATCGTTGAAAAATATGGTCAGGAAATAGCAGACAATACATCTATCCTTTATGGTGGTAGCTGTAAAGCTTCTAATGCAAAAGAATTGTTCGCTAATCCGGACGTAGACGGAGGTCTTATCGGTGGTGCTTCATTGAAAGCTGCTGATTTCAAAGGTATCATTGATGCTTTTAATGCATAA
- a CDS encoding DUF1599 domain-containing protein — MKDTKQQFEHVIALCRDLFSKKLHDYGPAWRILRPSSVTDQIFIKANRIRSIETKGVSLVDEGIKSEFIAIVNYGIIGLIQLELGYAESADISEEEAINLYDKYAKSALELMMAKNHDYDEAWRTMRISSYTDLILMKIYRTKQIECLSGKTLVSEGIDANYMDMINYSVFGLIKIEFGDEEAAK, encoded by the coding sequence ATGAAAGATACCAAACAACAATTTGAACATGTTATTGCCTTATGTCGTGATTTGTTTTCAAAGAAACTGCACGATTACGGACCTGCATGGCGAATATTGCGACCATCTTCTGTAACCGATCAGATTTTTATTAAAGCCAACCGGATTCGTTCTATTGAAACAAAAGGAGTCTCATTGGTTGATGAAGGGATAAAATCTGAGTTCATTGCAATAGTGAATTATGGAATCATTGGTCTTATTCAATTGGAATTAGGATATGCAGAGTCTGCAGATATCAGTGAAGAGGAGGCGATAAACCTTTATGATAAGTACGCAAAATCTGCTTTAGAACTGATGATGGCTAAAAATCATGATTATGATGAGGCTTGGAGAACAATGAGAATCTCTTCCTACACAGATCTCATCCTGATGAAGATTTACAGGACAAAACAGATAGAATGTTTATCCGGAAAAACGTTGGTATCAGAAGGTATAGATGCCAATTATATGGATATGATTAATTATTCGGTGTTTGGTCTGATTAAAATTGAATTTGGAGACGAAGAAGCTGCAAAATAG
- a CDS encoding M23 family metallopeptidase codes for MNFICVKTMLVAAAAMVSLSSFSQDLIARQAPIDRKLKSVDSLALQRQIRAEQTAYPSFSLYPNWDNEYVHAYGRNTIIPENFTFDLRGFCMPTPSRRITSPFGPRWRRMHNGLDLKVEIGDTIRAAFDGKVRVVKYEGRGYGKYIVIRHPNGLETVYGHLSKQLVDPDQMVKAGEIIGLGGNTGHSTGSHLHFETRFLGIAINPALMFDFPNQDIVSDTYTFRRSGKYDRTGSSALASSDGNADKVIKYHKVRRGDTLARIAKMRGVSVSKLCQMNGLSKRSKLKPGQVLRCS; via the coding sequence ATGAATTTTATTTGTGTTAAAACGATGTTAGTAGCCGCCGCGGCAATGGTAAGCCTGAGTTCATTTTCTCAGGACCTTATTGCGCGTCAGGCTCCTATTGACAGAAAATTAAAAAGTGTTGATTCTTTAGCGTTACAAAGGCAGATCAGAGCAGAACAAACTGCTTATCCTTCTTTCAGCTTGTATCCTAATTGGGATAATGAGTATGTGCATGCTTATGGAAGAAACACTATTATTCCTGAAAATTTTACCTTTGATTTGAGAGGGTTTTGTATGCCTACTCCAAGCAGAAGAATTACTTCGCCTTTCGGGCCACGATGGAGGAGAATGCACAATGGTCTTGATTTAAAAGTAGAAATCGGGGATACAATCCGCGCTGCGTTTGACGGTAAAGTACGTGTGGTAAAATATGAAGGAAGAGGTTATGGTAAATATATTGTAATCCGTCATCCAAACGGACTGGAAACAGTGTACGGACACCTCTCCAAACAATTAGTTGATCCCGACCAGATGGTTAAGGCTGGAGAAATAATTGGTTTAGGAGGTAACACTGGACATTCTACTGGTTCTCACCTTCATTTTGAAACGCGCTTCCTTGGAATTGCTATCAATCCCGCCTTAATGTTTGACTTCCCGAACCAAGATATCGTATCAGATACTTATACATTCAGAAGATCAGGCAAATATGATCGGACTGGTTCGTCTGCTTTAGCTTCTTCTGATGGTAATGCAGATAAGGTTATTAAGTATCATAAGGTTCGCAGGGGTGACACTCTTGCAAGAATTGCAAAGATGAGAGGTGTCAGTGTAAGCAAACTGTGTCAGATGAATGGATTGTCTAAAAGATCTAAACTGAAACCAGGCCAGGTATTACGTTGCTCATAA
- the ndk gene encoding nucleoside-diphosphate kinase gives MEKTLVILKPCTLQRGLVGEITRRFERKGLRLAGMKMIQLTDKILSEHYSHLSDKPFFQRVKDSMMTAPVIVCCYEGVDAIQVVRSLAGPTNGRLAAPGTIRGDFSMSFQENIVHASDSPETAEAELNRFFKPDELFEYKQATFDYLYACDEF, from the coding sequence ATGGAAAAAACACTGGTAATTTTAAAACCTTGCACTCTTCAAAGAGGGTTGGTCGGTGAAATAACCAGACGTTTTGAGCGGAAAGGTCTCCGCTTGGCAGGAATGAAGATGATTCAACTGACTGATAAGATCCTAAGTGAGCATTATTCTCATCTGAGTGACAAACCATTCTTTCAGCGTGTGAAAGATTCCATGATGACAGCTCCTGTTATCGTATGTTGTTACGAGGGGGTAGATGCGATTCAAGTGGTTCGTTCGTTGGCTGGCCCAACTAATGGTCGATTAGCTGCTCCAGGGACTATCAGAGGTGATTTTAGCATGAGCTTCCAAGAAAATATAGTTCATGCATCCGATTCACCTGAAACTGCAGAAGCAGAGTTAAACAGATTTTTTAAACCCGATGAACTCTTTGAGTATAAACAAGCAACATTTGACTATTTGTATGCTTGCGATGAGTTTTAA
- the recG gene encoding ATP-dependent DNA helicase RecG, translating to MFDLTTRDIKYLSGVGPNKASILNKELEIFSYHDLLYYFPYKYVDRSRLYYVHEIDGAMPYIQLKGQILSFETFGEGRQRRLVAHFSDGTGVVDLVWFQGIKYITNKYKVREEYIVFGKPTLYGGRINIAHPDIDNAADLTLSSMGLQPYYNTTERMKRSFLNSNALQKLVEAAFMQIQSPIPETLSPSIISKNHLMSLTDALRNIHFPKNPELLRKAQLRLKFEELFYVQLNILRYSKERQQKYRGYVFEHVGKSFNDFYFNNLPFELTGAQKRVMKEIRNDIGCGKQMNRLLQGDVGSGKTLVALMSMLIAIDNGYQACLMAPTEILANQHTETIKELLFGLDVRVELLTGSVKGKKREKILSDLVTGDIHILIGTHAVIEDNVNFSKLGLVVIDEQHRFGVAQRAKLWKKSMYPPHVLVMTATPIPRTLAMTLYGDLDVSVIDELPPGRKPIATMHQFDNRRESLYASIRKQITEGRQIYIVYPLIKESEKIDLKNLEEGYLHVCEAFPQYKVSKLHGKMKPAEKDAEMQSFVIGDTHIMVATTVIEVGVNVPNASVMVIENAERFGLSQLHQLRGRVGRGADQSYCILVTNYKLSEDTRKRLEIMVRTNDGFEIAEADLKLRGPGDLEGTQQSGIAFDLKIADLARDGQLLQYVRNVAQEIVESDPQGTAPENEVLWRQLKSLRKTKVNWASIS from the coding sequence ATGTTTGATTTAACGACTCGAGATATTAAATATTTATCGGGGGTTGGGCCTAATAAGGCTTCAATTCTGAACAAGGAGCTTGAAATATTCTCCTACCATGATTTGCTCTACTATTTCCCATACAAATATGTGGATCGTAGCAGGCTTTATTATGTGCATGAGATAGATGGCGCAATGCCATACATTCAGCTTAAAGGACAGATCCTGAGTTTTGAAACTTTTGGTGAGGGGCGCCAAAGAAGGCTGGTAGCTCATTTCTCGGATGGCACGGGAGTGGTGGATCTTGTTTGGTTTCAGGGAATTAAATACATCACAAATAAATATAAGGTGCGCGAGGAGTATATTGTATTTGGTAAGCCAACTCTTTACGGTGGTCGAATCAATATAGCGCATCCCGATATTGATAATGCCGCAGATCTCACTCTTTCGTCGATGGGATTACAGCCGTACTATAATACTACCGAAAGGATGAAACGAAGTTTTTTGAACTCAAATGCTTTGCAGAAACTGGTTGAGGCTGCATTCATGCAAATTCAGTCTCCAATACCGGAAACATTAAGCCCATCAATTATTTCGAAAAATCATCTGATGTCTCTGACGGATGCCTTGCGAAATATTCATTTTCCTAAAAATCCGGAACTGTTACGGAAAGCCCAATTGCGGTTGAAATTTGAAGAACTCTTTTATGTGCAGCTCAATATATTAAGGTATTCCAAAGAACGGCAGCAAAAGTACCGGGGGTATGTGTTCGAACATGTGGGAAAGTCGTTTAATGATTTTTATTTTAATAATCTCCCTTTTGAACTCACCGGGGCTCAGAAACGAGTTATGAAGGAAATACGTAATGATATAGGTTGCGGGAAGCAGATGAATAGGTTGCTGCAAGGGGATGTGGGAAGTGGAAAAACTTTAGTTGCACTAATGAGTATGCTTATTGCCATTGATAATGGGTATCAGGCTTGTTTGATGGCACCTACAGAAATTCTTGCCAACCAGCATACGGAAACAATAAAAGAACTTCTTTTTGGGCTTGATGTTCGGGTTGAACTGTTGACGGGTTCTGTCAAAGGGAAAAAACGAGAGAAAATTCTGAGTGATCTGGTTACCGGTGATATACATATATTAATAGGTACCCATGCCGTTATTGAAGATAATGTGAACTTTTCCAAGCTGGGTCTGGTGGTAATTGATGAACAGCATAGGTTTGGAGTGGCTCAGAGAGCTAAATTATGGAAAAAAAGTATGTATCCCCCTCATGTGTTGGTGATGACAGCTACTCCAATCCCTCGCACGCTGGCGATGACTCTTTATGGTGATCTGGATGTTTCGGTAATTGATGAACTTCCTCCGGGGCGTAAGCCAATTGCCACCATGCATCAGTTTGATAACAGAAGAGAGAGTCTGTATGCTTCCATTCGGAAGCAGATTACTGAAGGTCGACAAATTTATATAGTTTACCCGCTTATCAAAGAGAGTGAGAAAATCGACCTAAAGAATCTCGAAGAGGGATATCTGCATGTTTGTGAGGCTTTTCCTCAATATAAAGTTAGCAAATTACATGGTAAAATGAAGCCTGCAGAAAAAGATGCTGAGATGCAAAGCTTTGTAATCGGGGATACTCATATAATGGTTGCAACAACAGTAATTGAAGTTGGGGTAAATGTTCCTAATGCTTCGGTTATGGTCATTGAAAATGCTGAACGATTTGGACTTTCTCAGCTACATCAGTTACGAGGAAGAGTCGGTAGAGGAGCTGACCAGTCTTACTGCATTCTGGTGACAAATTACAAATTGTCCGAAGATACACGTAAACGTTTAGAGATAATGGTTCGTACAAATGACGGATTCGAAATAGCAGAGGCAGATCTTAAGCTCAGGGGGCCTGGTGATCTTGAAGGTACCCAACAAAGTGGAATAGCATTTGATCTGAAGATTGCAGATTTAGCCCGGGATGGTCAGCTTTTGCAGTATGTACGTAACGTTGCTCAGGAAATTGTAGAGAGCGATCCTCAAGGAACTGCACCAGAGAATGAAGTGTTATGGAGGCAACTTAAAAGTTTACGCAAAACAAAAGTAAACTGGGCATCTATCAGTTGA
- a CDS encoding 2-C-methyl-D-erythritol 4-phosphate cytidylyltransferase — MKKQLIVVAGGRGLRMGGEIPKQFLPVNGKPVLMLTLEAFHRFDPEMILILVLPHEQQAYWSQLCCEYCFELPYRLADGGETRFHSVKNGLLLADDDGLIGVHDGVRPFVSQEVIACCYDSASKMKAVIPVIDVVETVRRVDGEQSVTVDRNNYKLVQTPQVFIAELLKQAYRQEYSPLFTDDASVVEALGEKVTLVPGNRENIKITTPFDMIIANALANV, encoded by the coding sequence ATGAAAAAACAGCTAATAGTCGTGGCAGGTGGGAGAGGCTTGCGTATGGGTGGAGAAATCCCAAAACAGTTTCTTCCAGTTAATGGTAAACCTGTATTGATGCTCACGCTGGAAGCTTTCCATCGTTTTGATCCGGAAATGATATTGATTCTTGTTTTGCCCCACGAACAACAGGCTTACTGGTCACAGTTATGCTGTGAATATTGCTTCGAATTGCCTTATCGGCTTGCAGATGGGGGAGAAACGCGTTTTCATTCGGTGAAAAACGGTCTCTTATTAGCCGATGACGATGGTTTGATTGGGGTACACGATGGGGTTCGTCCGTTTGTTTCTCAGGAGGTGATTGCCTGTTGTTATGACTCAGCCTCAAAAATGAAGGCTGTGATACCAGTAATTGATGTCGTGGAAACTGTCCGGAGGGTAGATGGTGAGCAGAGTGTAACAGTAGATCGGAATAACTATAAACTAGTGCAGACTCCCCAGGTTTTTATTGCAGAACTTTTAAAACAGGCTTATAGGCAAGAATATTCTCCTCTTTTTACTGATGATGCTTCGGTCGTTGAGGCATTGGGTGAAAAGGTGACGTTGGTACCCGGAAACAGGGAAAATATTAAGATTACCACTCCGTTTGATATGATAATTGCTAATGCTTTAGCGAATGTTTGA
- a CDS encoding DJ-1 family glyoxalase III, translating into MGTVYLFLAEGFEEIEAISVADVLRRAGIKTKLVSVTGEKTVQGAHAIPVVADTTFEKADFADAAMLVLPGGMPGASGLDAHKGLRSLILEHAKSNKPLAAICAAPLVYGNLGLLKGKKATCYPGFEKFLEGAQIDRSKPVVKDGLFITAEGPAAAMTFGLEIVDFFLGKDKMTELAKGMLVRN; encoded by the coding sequence ATGGGAACAGTTTATCTATTTTTAGCTGAAGGTTTTGAAGAGATTGAAGCCATCTCTGTAGCAGATGTGTTACGCCGTGCTGGTATTAAAACTAAACTTGTATCAGTAACTGGAGAGAAGACAGTTCAAGGAGCTCATGCCATTCCTGTGGTAGCAGACACCACTTTTGAAAAAGCAGATTTCGCTGATGCTGCAATGTTGGTTCTTCCTGGTGGAATGCCAGGTGCCTCAGGCCTGGATGCACATAAAGGCTTACGTAGTCTTATTCTAGAACATGCAAAATCCAACAAACCTTTGGCTGCTATTTGCGCTGCACCTTTGGTTTATGGAAACTTAGGCTTGCTGAAAGGAAAGAAAGCGACTTGTTACCCAGGATTCGAAAAATTTCTGGAAGGCGCTCAAATTGACCGTAGTAAACCTGTAGTGAAAGATGGGCTTTTTATTACAGCCGAAGGACCTGCTGCAGCAATGACTTTTGGGCTGGAAATAGTTGATTTCTTCCTTGGAAAAGATAAAATGACTGAATTGGCAAAAGGAATGCTTGTCAGAAATTAG